In Hyphomicrobiales bacterium, a single window of DNA contains:
- a CDS encoding aspartate carbamoyltransferase catalytic subunit, with translation MTSTAQRPALFKAQHLLAISDLSPLDIIAVLDLAQHYAESGKSLSESGRVLAGQTQVNLFFENSTRTQSSFEIAGKRLGADVMNMAVATSSLSKGETLLDTAMTINAMHPDFLVVRHQSSGAVELLSQKVSCAVINAGDGQHEHPTQALLDALTIRRHFGRLEGLTVAICGDILHSRVARSNIHLLTKMGARVRCVAPSTLLPSGIANFGVEVFRDMDKGLAGADVVMMLRLQVERMSGAFVPSLREYYQFYGLTVSKLAAARPHALVMHPGPMNRGVEIDSDVADGAQSVIREQVEMGVAVRMAILDGLDRSRRAGDRS, from the coding sequence ATGACATCGACAGCCCAACGGCCCGCCCTGTTCAAGGCCCAGCACCTGCTGGCCATCTCCGATCTTTCTCCGCTCGACATCATCGCCGTCCTCGACCTGGCGCAGCACTATGCCGAAAGCGGCAAGTCGCTCTCCGAGTCTGGCCGCGTGCTGGCGGGACAGACGCAGGTGAACCTGTTCTTCGAGAACTCCACGCGCACGCAAAGCTCCTTCGAGATCGCGGGAAAGCGGCTGGGGGCGGATGTGATGAACATGGCGGTTGCCACCTCATCCCTGTCCAAGGGCGAGACGCTGCTCGATACGGCCATGACCATCAATGCCATGCACCCGGATTTCCTTGTGGTGCGGCACCAGTCATCCGGGGCCGTGGAGTTGCTCTCCCAGAAGGTTTCCTGTGCGGTCATCAATGCGGGCGACGGGCAGCATGAGCACCCGACACAGGCCCTGCTCGACGCATTGACCATTCGCCGCCACTTCGGACGGCTTGAAGGTCTCACCGTGGCCATCTGCGGCGACATCCTGCATTCGCGGGTGGCGCGCTCCAACATTCACCTCCTCACCAAGATGGGGGCGCGCGTACGCTGCGTAGCGCCTTCGACGCTGCTGCCTTCGGGTATCGCCAATTTCGGTGTCGAGGTGTTCCGCGACATGGACAAGGGGCTGGCCGGGGCCGACGTCGTGATGATGCTCCGTCTGCAGGTGGAGCGCATGAGCGGCGCCTTTGTGCCGAGCCTGCGGGAATACTACCAGTTCTACGGCCTCACGGTGTCCAAGCTGGCGGCTGCCCGGCCCCACGCGCTTGTGATGCATCCCGGTCCCATGAACCGGGGCGTCGAGATCGACTCTGATGTGGCCGATGGCGCGCAATCGGTCATCCGCGAGCAGGTGGAAATGGGGGTCGCCGTGCGCATGGCAATCCTGGATGGGCTGGACCGCTCACGCCGCGCAGGAGACAGGTCATGA
- the ruvX gene encoding Holliday junction resolvase RuvX, producing MTSFASEARTAAHALPKGKRMLGLDLGTKTIGMATSDFTGQFATPRDTIRRTKFTEDAKLLLAFAEKEHIGLLLLGMPLNMDGSEGPRAQATRAFARNLSRLTPLPIVYWDERLSTAAVTRTMIEADMSRAKRAEIVDKLAAAHILQSFLDAVRSPPADFPTT from the coding sequence ATGACCAGTTTTGCCTCAGAGGCCCGGACCGCTGCCCACGCCTTGCCCAAGGGCAAGCGCATGCTGGGGCTGGACCTCGGCACCAAGACCATCGGCATGGCGACCAGCGACTTCACCGGGCAGTTCGCCACGCCGCGCGATACGATCCGCCGGACCAAGTTCACCGAGGATGCCAAGTTGCTGCTCGCCTTCGCGGAGAAAGAGCATATCGGCCTGTTGTTGCTGGGCATGCCCCTCAACATGGACGGGAGCGAGGGACCGCGGGCGCAGGCCACGCGCGCCTTTGCCCGAAACCTGTCGCGGCTCACGCCCCTCCCCATCGTCTACTGGGACGAGCGCCTCTCCACTGCCGCCGTGACGCGCACCATGATTGAGGCGGACATGTCGCGCGCCAAGCGGGCCGAAATCGTGGACAAGCTGGCGGCGGCGCACATCCTCCAGTCGTTCCTGGACGCCGTACGTTCACCACCAGCGGACTTTCCCACAACATGA
- the gatC gene encoding Asp-tRNA(Asn)/Glu-tRNA(Gln) amidotransferase subunit GatC, whose protein sequence is MSVDQATVKRVARLARIKVKDEDVPRLAGELNAILAFVEQLNEVDVSGVEPLTSVVAMKMKMRDDVVTDGSIPKDVTKNAPATEDDFFMVPKVVE, encoded by the coding sequence ATGTCGGTTGATCAGGCCACGGTGAAACGTGTGGCACGCCTCGCACGCATCAAGGTGAAGGACGAGGACGTGCCTCGCCTCGCGGGCGAACTCAACGCAATCCTGGCCTTCGTCGAACAGTTGAACGAGGTCGACGTCTCGGGCGTCGAACCGCTCACCTCGGTCGTCGCCATGAAAATGAAGATGCGCGACGATGTCGTGACCGACGGCAGCATCCCCAAGGACGTGACCAAGAACGCACCCGCCACGGAAGATGATTTCTTCATGGTGCCGAAGGTGGTGGAATAA
- the gatA gene encoding Asp-tRNA(Asn)/Glu-tRNA(Gln) amidotransferase subunit GatA, protein MTSLTTLTIAEARAKLKARDISATELTEDYIKAVEAARGLNAYIVETPEQARASAKASDLRLQAGTAGELEGIPLGIKDLFATCGVHTQACSHILDKFQPTYESTVTANLFREGAVMLGKLNMDEFAMGSSNETSYYGPVTNPWRRKNSNAALVPGGSSGGSASAVAAHICAAATATDTGGSIRQPAAFTGTVGIKPTYGRCSRWGIVAFASSLDQAGPIARDVRDAAIMLKVMASADPKDTTSVDRPVPDYEAVLGKSVKGLRIGIPREYRPDGLPAEIDALWNKGAEWLKAQGAEVVEISLPHTKYALPAYYIVAPAEASSNLARYDGVRYGLRVPGNDLIDTYENTRAAGFGPEVQRRIMIGTYVLSAGYYDAYYVRAQKVRTLIKQDFDKAWEKVDVVLTPATPSAAFAPGEITDPVQMYLNDVFTVTVNMAGLPGIAVPAGLSEQGLPLGLQLIGKPFDEETLFQTAYALEQAAGKFTAPKWW, encoded by the coding sequence ATGACCAGCCTTACGACGCTCACCATTGCCGAAGCCCGCGCCAAGCTGAAGGCACGCGACATCTCCGCAACCGAACTGACCGAGGACTACATCAAGGCCGTGGAAGCGGCCCGGGGACTCAACGCCTACATCGTGGAGACACCGGAGCAGGCCCGCGCCTCCGCCAAGGCCTCCGATCTCCGCCTCCAGGCCGGAACGGCGGGCGAACTGGAAGGCATTCCGCTCGGCATCAAGGATCTCTTCGCGACCTGTGGCGTGCACACCCAGGCCTGCAGCCACATCCTCGACAAGTTTCAGCCGACCTATGAGTCAACCGTGACGGCGAACCTCTTCCGCGAGGGCGCGGTGATGCTGGGCAAGCTGAACATGGACGAGTTCGCCATGGGCTCGTCCAACGAGACAAGCTACTACGGTCCCGTCACCAACCCCTGGCGGCGCAAGAATTCCAATGCGGCTCTCGTTCCCGGTGGCTCATCAGGCGGATCGGCGTCAGCCGTCGCCGCCCACATCTGCGCCGCCGCCACGGCGACCGATACGGGCGGCTCCATCCGCCAGCCCGCCGCCTTCACCGGTACCGTGGGCATCAAGCCCACCTATGGCCGCTGCTCGCGCTGGGGCATCGTGGCCTTCGCCTCGTCGCTGGACCAGGCCGGCCCCATCGCCCGCGACGTGCGCGACGCTGCGATCATGCTCAAGGTGATGGCAAGTGCCGATCCCAAGGACACCACCAGCGTCGACCGCCCCGTGCCGGATTACGAAGCGGTGCTGGGCAAGTCCGTGAAGGGCCTCCGCATTGGCATCCCGCGCGAATACCGCCCCGACGGACTGCCCGCCGAGATCGACGCCCTGTGGAACAAGGGTGCGGAATGGCTGAAGGCGCAAGGCGCGGAGGTCGTCGAGATTTCCCTGCCGCACACGAAATATGCGTTGCCGGCCTATTACATTGTTGCACCTGCGGAAGCCTCGTCCAATCTCGCCCGCTATGACGGGGTGCGTTACGGACTGCGCGTGCCGGGCAACGACCTGATTGATACCTATGAGAATACCCGCGCCGCCGGCTTCGGCCCCGAAGTGCAGCGCCGCATCATGATCGGCACATACGTGCTCTCGGCCGGCTATTATGATGCCTACTACGTGCGCGCCCAGAAGGTCCGTACACTGATCAAGCAGGATTTTGACAAGGCCTGGGAGAAGGTGGACGTGGTGCTGACGCCCGCAACGCCCTCCGCCGCCTTCGCTCCCGGCGAGATCACCGACCCCGTGCAGATGTACCTGAACGACGTGTTCACCGTCACCGTGAACATGGCGGGATTGCCCGGCATTGCCGTGCCGGCGGGACTGTCGGAGCAGGGCTTGCCACTGGGCCTGCAGTTGATCGGCAAACCTTTCGACGAAGAAACCCTGTTCCAGACCGCCTACGCGCTGGAACAGGCCGCCGGAAAATTCACCGCTCCAAAGTGGTGGTAA
- a CDS encoding peroxiredoxin, translated as MALQLGDIAPDFEADTTEGRIKFHDFIDGSWVVMVSHPKDFTPVCTTELGAMALKSGEFQKRGVKLIGISVDSVDDHLRWKQDIKDVTGGDVSYPMIGDSEMTVAKLYGMIHPNASGNAKSRTAADNQTVRNVFIIGPDKKIKLILTYPMSTGRNFDEVLRVIDSLQLTATKSVATPADWKPGDKAIILASLSDEAAKEKFPQGWQTKKPYLRLVDVK; from the coding sequence ATGGCATTGCAACTCGGTGATATCGCTCCTGATTTTGAAGCGGACACAACGGAGGGCCGGATCAAGTTCCATGATTTCATCGACGGTTCCTGGGTCGTGATGGTGTCGCATCCCAAGGATTTTACGCCCGTCTGCACCACCGAATTGGGTGCCATGGCGCTGAAGTCCGGCGAGTTCCAGAAGCGCGGCGTGAAGCTGATCGGCATCTCGGTCGACAGCGTTGACGATCATCTGCGCTGGAAGCAGGACATCAAGGACGTGACGGGGGGTGACGTGAGCTACCCCATGATCGGCGACAGCGAGATGACCGTGGCCAAGCTCTACGGGATGATTCACCCAAACGCATCGGGCAACGCCAAGAGCCGGACTGCTGCCGACAACCAGACCGTCCGGAACGTGTTCATCATCGGGCCAGACAAGAAGATCAAGCTGATCCTCACCTATCCCATGAGCACGGGCCGCAACTTCGATGAGGTGCTGCGTGTGATCGACTCGCTGCAACTCACGGCGACGAAATCCGTGGCGACGCCGGCCGACTGGAAGCCGGGCGACAAGGCAATCATTCTCGCCTCACTCTCTGACGAAGCGGCGAAAGAGAAGTTCCCGCAGGGCTGGCAGACGAAAAAGCCTTACCTGCGTCTCGTCGATGTGAAGTGA
- a CDS encoding GcvT family protein, with protein MTTAKLPARADVVIIGGGIVGCSIAYHLTKIGITNVVVLERKQLTSGTTWHAAGLVTQLRSTRNLTELAKYTTKLFEGLEQETGQAIGFKQNGSISLALTDGRLEEILRGASMARNFGLELDVLSPGEVRERIPAYNMESVKGAVFLPRDGQLNPIDVTQALASGARTHGAKFFENVKVTRILTDKGSAKGVETTSGTIHADKVVMATGMWSRELGRSVGVNIPLHACEHFYIVSEPIEKLPRNMPVVRIVDECTYYKEDAGKLMIGAFEPKAKPWPPKGSIGIDDEHAFVTLPEDMDHFEPILAAAINRVPLLETAGIQLFFNGPESFTPDNRYYLGEAPELRDLFVATGFNSIGIQSSGGAGLVLAHWIKNGHPPMDVNGIDIRRIHPFQSVHSYVRERVTESLGLLYAMHWPYRQAETARGVRRSPIHQYTDKLGAVYGEVNGWERPNWYARDGVKRDYEYSYGRQNWFPCAQYEADRLKNDVVFFDQASFAKYHVEGKDALPVLNRLSANNVDVPEGKIVYTQWLNERGGIEADLTVTRLGEQKFLVVTGAVPQTRDMAWLKRQTGDKNCVAVDVTSGLPMIAIMGPKSRALLEKVSGADLSNAAFPFGTSQEIEIGYARVRASRLTYVGELGWELYIPAEFAAHVMETLLAAGPEFNLTPAGMHSMNNARMEKGYRHWGHDMSDEETPLEAGLGFGVAWDKPGGFIGREALLKQREIKVLPKRMVTIALEDTSDACPMMYHEEPVYRNGVIVGSTTSGAFGHRVGRSLALAYVKNAEGVSTDWLSSGTWEVELAWKKYGAKVQFAPFYDPKGERIKA; from the coding sequence ATGACCACTGCCAAATTGCCTGCCCGCGCCGACGTCGTCATCATCGGTGGCGGCATCGTCGGATGTTCCATTGCCTATCACCTCACCAAGATCGGCATCACCAATGTGGTGGTCCTCGAGAGGAAGCAACTGACCTCCGGCACGACTTGGCATGCGGCAGGTCTGGTCACCCAGTTGCGGTCCACGCGCAACCTTACCGAATTGGCCAAGTATACGACCAAGCTCTTTGAAGGACTCGAGCAAGAGACGGGCCAGGCCATCGGCTTCAAGCAGAACGGCTCCATTTCCCTGGCACTGACCGACGGCCGATTGGAAGAAATCCTCCGTGGTGCCTCCATGGCCCGGAACTTCGGACTGGAGCTTGACGTCCTGTCCCCCGGCGAGGTGAGAGAACGTATCCCGGCCTACAACATGGAGAGCGTCAAGGGAGCCGTGTTCCTGCCGAGGGATGGACAGTTGAACCCGATCGACGTGACGCAGGCGTTGGCATCCGGGGCACGCACCCACGGCGCCAAATTCTTTGAAAACGTAAAGGTCACCCGTATCCTCACAGACAAAGGCAGTGCCAAAGGCGTTGAAACCACCAGTGGTACGATCCACGCCGACAAAGTCGTCATGGCAACCGGCATGTGGAGCCGCGAATTGGGCCGCAGCGTCGGCGTCAACATTCCCCTGCACGCCTGTGAACATTTCTATATCGTTTCGGAACCCATCGAAAAATTGCCACGCAACATGCCCGTGGTTCGCATCGTGGACGAATGCACCTACTACAAGGAAGATGCCGGCAAGCTGATGATCGGCGCCTTTGAACCAAAGGCCAAGCCCTGGCCCCCCAAGGGAAGCATTGGCATTGATGATGAGCACGCGTTCGTCACACTTCCCGAGGACATGGATCACTTTGAGCCCATCCTCGCCGCCGCCATCAACCGCGTGCCGTTGTTGGAAACAGCGGGAATCCAGCTGTTCTTCAACGGGCCCGAGAGCTTCACGCCGGACAACCGCTACTATCTGGGCGAGGCCCCGGAATTGCGCGATCTCTTTGTGGCTACGGGCTTCAACTCCATCGGCATCCAGTCCTCTGGCGGGGCAGGCCTCGTGCTGGCGCATTGGATCAAGAACGGCCACCCGCCCATGGACGTCAACGGCATCGATATCCGCCGCATCCATCCATTCCAGTCGGTGCACAGCTATGTACGCGAACGCGTCACCGAATCTCTCGGCCTGCTTTACGCCATGCACTGGCCTTACCGGCAGGCCGAAACGGCGCGCGGCGTGCGGCGCTCACCCATCCATCAGTACACGGACAAGCTGGGCGCTGTTTATGGCGAAGTGAATGGTTGGGAACGCCCCAACTGGTATGCCCGTGACGGCGTGAAACGCGACTACGAATACAGCTACGGCCGCCAGAACTGGTTCCCCTGCGCGCAATACGAGGCCGACCGCCTGAAGAACGACGTGGTGTTCTTCGATCAGGCCTCATTCGCCAAGTATCATGTAGAAGGCAAGGATGCGCTCCCGGTGTTGAACCGGTTGTCGGCCAACAATGTTGACGTTCCCGAAGGCAAGATCGTCTATACGCAGTGGCTCAATGAGAGAGGCGGCATTGAAGCCGACCTCACCGTGACTCGTCTTGGCGAACAGAAATTCCTCGTGGTCACCGGCGCGGTGCCGCAGACGCGCGACATGGCCTGGCTGAAGCGCCAGACCGGCGACAAGAACTGTGTCGCCGTCGATGTGACGTCCGGCCTGCCAATGATCGCCATCATGGGTCCGAAGTCACGCGCGTTGCTGGAGAAGGTGTCGGGCGCGGACCTCTCCAATGCCGCCTTCCCCTTTGGCACATCGCAGGAAATCGAGATTGGCTACGCGCGCGTCCGGGCCTCGCGGCTGACCTATGTGGGCGAGTTGGGCTGGGAACTCTACATCCCCGCCGAATTTGCCGCGCATGTGATGGAGACGCTGCTGGCTGCCGGCCCTGAATTCAATCTCACGCCGGCGGGCATGCATTCCATGAACAACGCCCGCATGGAGAAGGGATACCGCCACTGGGGCCACGACATGTCGGATGAGGAGACACCTCTGGAAGCGGGCCTTGGTTTTGGCGTGGCCTGGGACAAGCCGGGTGGCTTCATCGGCCGTGAGGCCCTGCTCAAGCAGCGCGAGATCAAGGTGCTGCCGAAGCGCATGGTGACGATTGCACTTGAGGATACCAGCGACGCCTGCCCCATGATGTATCACGAGGAGCCGGTCTACCGGAATGGCGTGATCGTCGGTTCAACGACGTCCGGCGCCTTCGGGCATCGCGTGGGACGCTCTCTGGCGCTGGCCTACGTGAAGAACGCGGAAGGTGTCTCGACCGACTGGCTGTCGTCCGGCACTTGGGAAGTGGAACTGGCGTGGAAGAAGTATGGCGCGAAGGTACAGTTCGCGCCGTTCTATGATCCGAAGGGTGAGCGCATCAAGGCATAG
- a CDS encoding rhodanese-like domain-containing protein — MYKGDITPAEAQERLKKNANAVLIDVRTQPEWTFVGVPQVDRLVRLSWQVYPQMEINARFVEEVEGMKLPQDAEILCLCRSGARSASAASALSKAGFTNVWNVAEGFEGDKDAKGQRGKTNGWKSHGLPWVQS, encoded by the coding sequence ATGTACAAGGGCGATATCACCCCAGCCGAGGCCCAAGAACGGCTCAAGAAGAATGCCAATGCCGTGCTGATCGACGTCCGCACGCAACCGGAATGGACCTTTGTCGGCGTCCCCCAGGTGGACCGGCTGGTCCGTCTGTCGTGGCAGGTTTACCCCCAGATGGAAATCAACGCCCGTTTCGTGGAGGAAGTCGAAGGCATGAAGCTGCCGCAGGATGCGGAAATTCTCTGCCTTTGCCGTTCCGGCGCGCGTTCGGCCTCGGCCGCCTCTGCGTTGAGCAAGGCGGGCTTCACCAATGTCTGGAACGTCGCCGAAGGGTTCGAAGGCGACAAGGATGCAAAAGGCCAGCGTGGCAAGACCAATGGCTGGAAGTCACACGGGTTGCCCTGGGTGCAAAGCTGA
- the metZ gene encoding O-succinylhomoserine sulfhydrylase: MTKKTRTKNAPHWGDATKLVRGGLDRSHYGETAEALYLNSGFVYDAPETAENRFANKDDGYVYGRYGNPTVTMFEERLALLEGAEACYGVASGMAAVYGALACQLKAGDHIVASKALFGSCYQIITNILPRFGISHTLVDGNDMAAWAKAMTPATKAVFLETPSNPTLEIIDIAAVGKIAKDAGACFVVDNIFATPVLQKPLEMGADVIVYSGTKHMDGQGRVLGGAIVSTKAFKEELLKPFLRHTGPSLSPFNAWVLLKGMETLKLRVEAQSESAHAVAEHLSAIKGVSRVIYPHLDSHPQYALAKKQMTKGGTMVTFEVTGGKKKAFDVLRNLRLVDISNNLGDAKSLMTHPASTTHRNIGEEARAMMGITDGMLRLSVGLEDVKDILDDVTQAIAS; this comes from the coding sequence ATGACCAAGAAGACACGCACCAAGAACGCACCCCACTGGGGCGATGCCACGAAACTCGTCCGCGGTGGCCTCGACCGGTCGCACTATGGCGAGACGGCGGAAGCGCTCTACCTGAACTCCGGCTTCGTCTACGACGCGCCCGAGACGGCGGAGAACCGCTTTGCCAACAAGGACGACGGTTACGTCTACGGCCGCTACGGCAACCCCACCGTCACCATGTTCGAGGAGCGCCTGGCGCTGCTGGAAGGGGCGGAGGCCTGTTACGGCGTCGCCTCTGGCATGGCTGCGGTCTACGGTGCACTCGCCTGCCAGTTGAAGGCGGGGGATCACATCGTCGCCTCCAAGGCGCTCTTCGGGTCCTGTTACCAGATCATCACCAACATCCTGCCGCGTTTCGGCATCAGCCACACGCTGGTGGACGGCAATGACATGGCCGCCTGGGCCAAGGCCATGACGCCTGCCACCAAGGCCGTGTTCCTGGAAACGCCCTCCAATCCGACACTAGAAATCATCGACATCGCCGCAGTGGGCAAGATCGCCAAGGACGCCGGCGCCTGCTTCGTCGTCGACAATATTTTCGCCACCCCCGTGCTGCAGAAGCCGCTGGAGATGGGCGCTGATGTGATCGTCTATTCCGGTACCAAGCACATGGACGGGCAGGGCCGTGTGCTCGGTGGCGCCATCGTCTCCACCAAGGCCTTCAAGGAAGAATTGCTGAAGCCCTTCCTCCGCCATACCGGGCCGTCGCTCTCGCCATTCAATGCCTGGGTGCTGCTCAAGGGCATGGAAACACTGAAGCTCCGCGTCGAAGCCCAGAGCGAAAGCGCCCATGCGGTGGCCGAGCATCTCTCGGCCATCAAGGGCGTCAGCCGCGTGATCTATCCGCACCTCGACAGCCATCCGCAATATGCGCTCGCAAAGAAGCAGATGACCAAGGGCGGCACCATGGTGACGTTCGAGGTGACGGGCGGCAAGAAGAAGGCCTTCGACGTTCTGCGCAATCTCCGCCTCGTGGATATTTCGAACAACCTCGGCGACGCCAAGTCGTTGATGACGCATCCGGCCTCCACCACGCACCGCAACATCGGTGAGGAAGCCCGTGCCATGATGGGCATCACCGACGGAATGCTGCGCCTGTCGGTTGGCCTTGAGGACGTGAAGGATATTCTCGACGACGTGACGCAGGCCATCGCCTCGTGA
- a CDS encoding N-acetyltransferase, with translation MAPRLRVVETIADIAAADWDGIAAQGGADRNPTVSHAFLLAMEQSGCVGGKSGWLPRHLVLEDEGRIVGAVPAYLKSHSMGEYVFDHGFADAFQRAGGRYYPKLQVSVPFTPVPGPRLLAATPELRVALAEGLKQEARELGASSVHITFQPEKDWRLLAGHGFLQREDLQFHWNNAEYGNFADFLATLASSKRKNIRKEREAVLARGITFAHVTGDDLTVRHWDAFFRFYMDTGSRKWGRPYLNRDFFARIHDTMRNDILLVLAMRDGRIIAGALNLIGSERLYGRNWGCSEDHPFLHFETCYYQAIDFAIARGLKVVEAGAQGEHKLARGYLPVKTFSSHHFAHAGLSRAVADYLESERAAVDENQQVLSEHSPFRVERE, from the coding sequence ATGGCCCCCCGCCTGAGGGTGGTGGAGACGATTGCGGACATTGCCGCCGCGGATTGGGATGGGATTGCGGCGCAAGGCGGTGCGGACCGCAATCCCACGGTATCGCACGCCTTCCTTCTGGCGATGGAACAATCCGGCTGCGTCGGCGGAAAATCGGGATGGCTGCCACGGCATCTGGTGCTGGAGGACGAAGGCAGGATCGTGGGTGCGGTGCCCGCCTATCTCAAATCGCATTCCATGGGCGAGTATGTCTTTGATCATGGTTTTGCAGATGCCTTCCAGCGTGCGGGCGGGCGCTACTATCCGAAGCTCCAGGTCTCGGTACCGTTCACGCCGGTGCCCGGTCCCCGCCTCCTCGCGGCCACACCGGAGCTGCGCGTGGCTCTGGCCGAGGGATTGAAACAGGAAGCGCGTGAGTTGGGCGCATCCTCTGTGCACATCACCTTCCAGCCGGAAAAGGATTGGCGTTTGCTGGCGGGGCATGGGTTCCTGCAGCGCGAGGACCTGCAATTCCACTGGAACAACGCCGAATATGGCAATTTCGCGGATTTCCTCGCCACGCTGGCCTCATCGAAACGCAAGAACATCCGCAAGGAGCGGGAGGCCGTGTTGGCGCGTGGTATCACCTTCGCGCATGTGACCGGCGATGACCTGACGGTCCGGCACTGGGACGCCTTCTTCCGCTTCTACATGGACACGGGTTCCCGCAAATGGGGACGGCCCTATCTCAACCGGGACTTCTTCGCGCGCATTCATGACACGATGCGGAACGACATCCTGCTGGTGCTGGCGATGCGGGACGGGCGGATCATCGCCGGGGCCCTGAACCTCATCGGTTCCGAACGGCTCTATGGCCGCAATTGGGGATGCAGCGAGGATCATCCCTTCCTGCATTTCGAGACCTGCTACTATCAGGCCATCGACTTCGCCATTGCACGTGGCCTGAAGGTGGTGGAGGCGGGCGCGCAGGGCGAGCACAAGCTGGCGCGGGGCTATCTGCCGGTGAAGACGTTCAGTTCACACCACTTCGCCCATGCGGGATTGTCGCGCGCCGTGGCCGATTATCTCGAAAGTGAACGGGCCGCTGTCGATGAGAACCAGCAGGTGCTGTCCGAACATTCGCCGTTCCGGGTGGAACGGGAGTGA
- a CDS encoding glycerophosphodiester phosphodiesterase codes for MMRFTPQMRDLSWLVARPIAHRGLHDVKAGILENTEDAFAAAIAGDYAIECDLQLTRDGEAVVFHDETLQRVMEAQGLVKEYTVKELKSFSYRISKNRLQTLGEMLDQVDGKVPLVIELKSHWDGDEALAKRALQVLERYDGPYCIMSFDPDAVAAVAAYSPQTVRGITADRTVDSYYSGLSVDRRLEMRTFSHLNRTRPHFVSFYFRDLPFAPVQRIRAAGHPIITWTIRSEEQARMARRYSDQITFEGYSA; via the coding sequence ATGATGCGTTTCACCCCGCAGATGCGAGACCTTTCCTGGCTGGTGGCACGGCCCATCGCGCACCGGGGACTGCATGATGTGAAGGCTGGTATTCTCGAGAATACCGAAGACGCCTTTGCCGCCGCGATAGCGGGTGACTATGCCATCGAGTGTGACCTGCAACTGACCCGGGATGGCGAGGCTGTGGTGTTCCACGACGAAACCTTGCAGCGCGTGATGGAAGCTCAGGGACTGGTCAAGGAATACACGGTCAAGGAACTGAAATCATTCAGTTATCGTATCTCCAAAAACCGCTTGCAGACACTTGGAGAAATGCTGGATCAGGTCGATGGCAAGGTGCCGCTGGTGATCGAGTTGAAGTCCCACTGGGATGGCGATGAGGCCCTGGCGAAGCGGGCGTTGCAGGTGCTCGAACGCTACGATGGCCCCTATTGCATCATGTCGTTCGATCCCGATGCCGTGGCGGCTGTCGCGGCCTACTCGCCGCAGACGGTGCGCGGAATCACGGCGGACCGCACGGTTGATTCCTACTACAGCGGCCTCTCGGTGGACCGGCGGCTGGAGATGCGGACGTTCTCGCACCTCAACCGTACGCGCCCCCATTTCGTTTCGTTCTATTTCCGCGATTTGCCGTTTGCGCCGGTGCAGCGCATCCGGGCCGCGGGACACCCCATCATCACGTGGACGATCCGTTCGGAAGAGCAGGCAAGGATGGCGCGGCGCTATTCCGACCAGATCACCTTCGAGGGCTATAGCGCCTGA
- a CDS encoding RidA family protein: MASPERRLKDLGITLPKPAKPVASYEGFVRSGNLIFVSGQVPFVDGKIAVAGKLGAEVSLEDGQKAARICAINILAQLSEATGHDLTKVARVVKLVGFINATPDFVDVPKVMNGASDLFAEVFGDRGKHARSTVGVAVLPLNCAVEVEAIVEIE; this comes from the coding sequence ATGGCCTCTCCTGAACGCCGCCTCAAAGACCTCGGCATCACGCTCCCGAAACCCGCCAAGCCGGTGGCGAGTTACGAAGGCTTTGTGAGGAGCGGAAACCTCATCTTCGTCTCGGGCCAGGTGCCATTCGTGGATGGCAAGATCGCTGTTGCGGGAAAGCTGGGTGCGGAGGTTTCGCTCGAAGATGGCCAGAAGGCCGCGCGCATCTGTGCCATCAACATTCTCGCGCAACTCAGCGAGGCCACGGGCCACGACCTCACCAAGGTGGCGCGCGTGGTGAAACTTGTGGGCTTCATCAATGCGACGCCGGATTTCGTCGATGTTCCAAAGGTGATGAACGGTGCATCCGACCTGTTTGCCGAGGTGTTCGGCGACCGGGGCAAGCATGCACGCTCCACGGTTGGCGTTGCCGTGCTACCGCTCAACTGCGCAGTTGAAGTGGAAGCCATCGTCGAGATCGAATGA